The DNA region aaaaaaaaacccataACCGCCCACAATGTCAACAGACaaagctacctacctagcaaCCCACTACCTAACCGCCgacccccccaaatccaccaccacctcttccagctccacctccaaaaaaCGAAAACGCTCCTCCAAGACAGCCGCCGCCCCCGTCGCCCaaatcaacaacctcctcatccacgaCTCCGATGACGAATCCACCTgggccaaccccaacccaaaccccgactccgactccgacGGCGACACCCCCATGACCATCGCCGGGCACACCTCTGAATTCCGCAAGTCCAAAAAATCCGCCTGGTCCACCGTCGGCACCGCCGTCCTCCCCGCCACAGTGAAGAAACGTGACGATTCCGACAACATTGCAGATGCCGTCCTCGCAGCCGCGAAGAATGATGCTGCCGCCTTGGGTCATGACTCTGATGACAGttcggaggaggtggatgacgACCCAAGACAGGTAAAAATGTCAAATGGCATGCGCCCGGGGTTGCAATCTGCAAAGTCGATAACGGAGCAACTTGCCAGAAaagcagaggaggagaagagagagttggagaggttgaccaaggcgatggaggaggcaAAAAAAGCTaaagaggggaaggaagaggaggatgaggttgttttGCGGGATGCTACCGGGAGGAGGATTGATGTCAGCTTGAGGAGGGCGCAGGCACGaagggagatgttggagagggaaagggctgaacaggagaaggaggcgcttttgaagggggaggtgcaggctagggaggcggagatgaggagggagaggttggagggggcgaAGTTGATGACGCTTGCGAGGgggaaggatgatgaggagattAATcgggagcagagggaggaggggaggtggaacGATCCCATGGCGctgtttttggagggggataagggggggaaggggaggaagaaaaggggcaagGGGAGGCCGGTGTATCAAGGGCCGGCGGAACCGAATCGATATGGGATAAGGCCGGGGTATaggtgggatggggttgatagGGGAAAcgggtgggagaaggagaggtttaGGATACTGAATAggaaggagatggtgaaggggttggagtaTGCTTGGCAGATGGATGAGTAGATGCACACTTCTTGGAGTTAGTAATAATGGACAGCGAAGGGTCGTTGGCAGTGGGTAGAATTGCGACGGCGGTTGCAAGTTGTTAAAAGTAGGAAAGTATACCTAAGCAGGATGAACTCCAGCATCAACAGGGCTAGTTCTGGTGAAgaagtcaacaacaaccaattGGTTTCGTGGTGTAGTTGGTTATCACGTCAGTCTAACACACTGAAGGTCTCCAGTTCGAGCCTGGACGAAATCAAAGCGATTATTTTTTGCATATATTATCACACGGGTACTGTGAGgtttttaattttttttgggtttttttgggggggtggtacTGGTGGAGTTG from Podospora pseudocomata strain CBS 415.72m chromosome 3, whole genome shotgun sequence includes:
- the CWC26 gene encoding Pre-mRNA-splicing factor cwc26 (BUSCO:EOG092658NW; COG:S; EggNog:ENOG503NZXD); amino-acid sequence: MSTDKATYLATHYLTADPPKSTTTSSSSTSKKRKRSSKTAAAPVAQINNLLIHDSDDESTWANPNPNPDSDSDGDTPMTIAGHTSEFRKSKKSAWSTVGTAVLPATVKKRDDSDNIADAVLAAAKNDAAALGHDSDDSSEEVDDDPRQVKMSNGMRPGLQSAKSITEQLARKAEEEKRELERLTKAMEEAKKAKEGKEEEDEVVLRDATGRRIDVSLRRAQARREMLERERAEQEKEALLKGEVQAREAEMRRERLEGAKLMTLARGKDDEEINREQREEGRWNDPMALFLEGDKGGKGRKKRGKGRPVYQGPAEPNRYGIRPGYRWDGVDRGNGWEKERFRILNRKEMVKGLEYAWQMDE